The Leishmania donovani BPK282A1 complete genome, chromosome 10 genomic interval GGAGAGAAGGCCGAATTAGAAACACGCGATGTGGGCAACAAGGACATGGGGAAAGGAATGAGCTGCAGAGCAAGCGAGACCGTGCAGAACGGCACCGACTGTCTGTATgccatgtgtgtgcgtgttcgagagagcgaggcaacgaggaggcacagcagcagccggcctGCATATAGGGCGGCAAAATGGTTGCGCTCCACTGAACACCCGGGCCCGACTTACCCTTTTACCTGCCGTATCCATCGACATCTTTATCGCACGCGAGTGGCTGTGCGTTAGCCGCGCCCCCTGGTCTATACGGGCCCACCCACAAAGGAAGGCCAACAAAGGCCGAAActgcgagagaggaggggacggggggagggcagcgcaggtgcagcacacAATGCAGACACGCAGGCGGCAACGCTACTCGTTTTCTGGCCTCCTGTTGTTCCCTTTATTAGCATCATcacggctgcggcaccggcgcgcacacacgcaaaaagagagggaaagagagagggaggggacaTGCAGCATCATAaagcgccgcagcaaccTCATCTGCATCAGGCATCCTCTTCCGAAttcttctcttcctgctcatcgccttcctcgctgccggaggagggcgggctgggcagcgcctcttcgttctcctcctcggcgcccCGCTGTGAGGCACCTGCAGTCGCATCCTCCATCGATTCTTGCGGCTCTGCCTGCACATCCGTCTCGTCAAGCTGCGCATCTGGAGTAGCAGGATGCGAGGTTGGATGCTCTTCGTCCCATGGCGCAGAGGGGCCTGAGTCGCCGGAAATCTCCGCTTCTTGTGTGGATGCCTCAGCCTCTTCGTTCTCCGCTGGCGCCTCGCGAGTCGCATGCTCGGCAGCGAGCGCGTCAGAGTCGGTCGCTGGCGCTGAAACTGCAGGGGCGCTGAGCAGCTGAGGGGAAGAGGTGCTTGTCTCCGCCCCGTCGTTCTCCTTCACCGTGGACGAAGAAACCGTCCTTAGCTCGGCACCCGCGTTGGATATCTTGGCGGTTGCGATGATCGATGGAGGAGTCAACGACTGAGGTGGCTGAGCGTCCGTGGCAAGGGAGGTAGCCGTTGAGGCgggtggtgccggtgcgccggcCGGGGCGACCGACGtagcggctgccgccgtctgcaCGGTTGCAGGTGAGATTGGTGCCGAGACGGTCTGCTTCTGTTGTTGCtgtagctgctgctgctgaagaagcTTTAGTTGCTccagcttctgcagctgctcctgctgctgcgcttgaCGCTGGCGGGCATGCGCCAAAAAGTTTCGAATCACCTGCAGGGTGTCGGCCATATGCACCGCTgactcctccacctccggAGGCACCGACGCCGTGCTGttcggcgacgcagcagacgatgctgctgctggcgtcgtcACAGCCTGCTCCAGTGCGCGCTGCAGAACAACGctcgcgtgctgctgcatgaCGCTCTGcatccgctccgcctccatggCTTGATACTTGGCCTTCCACTCCGACTCCCAttgctgctgtgcggcgcTGATACGATCGGCCAGgctgcgcgcctgcgcctgcgccgaggCCTCGAAGGCTGCCTTGGCTGCCTGCACCCgttcctcctgctgctgaaTAGCCTTGACGAGCTTCCCAATGTAGCTGGTCTGGTCCTGAGTCGCCTGCCGGGTGGTCTcggccaccgcctcggcgaTGTACGCCCCCATgtcccgcagcgccgccgtgatTCTCTCGGCCGCAGCCGAGTGCTGAGCCTCTTGTGCGTTCGTGTGACCGTCAGTGCCCGTGCCGACGCTCCAAgacgccgcctcgcgccGTAGCATGTCACTCATGTcccgccgctcctgctgcaccatctcgcgcagcttctccgcgTGCAGCTCCGACTGGTGgtagagctgcagcacgttgGACAGACCCTCCAACGTAGTGCGCACCATCGTCACTGCGGAGGTGTAGTGACGCTGTAGCTCCTGCAGTTCGTTTGTGAGGCTCGTCGTGCGGTGCGTGAGCGCCGCGTTGGCCGCCTCCAAGGAGCggcgcgccttctcctctgtcgccgcagctgccgcgtgcTCGCTGCGTGTGCTGTCCAGCTCAGCCTGTATACGTCGGTTCTCATTACGCGCCTCAAGCAGGTCACGGTGCGAGGCGAGCAGCCTCTCTTGACTCTGAACAAACTGCTGGTGCAGCGACAAGAAGGAGTCGCGGTGCGGTGTCACGGAGCTGTCATGGCTGACTTCGCCGCTGGCGTTGGCGTGTCTGTTGGAGCCCCGCTTTCCACCGGGCCTCACGGCACGCACGGCGGCATCCTCGTTCTGGAGAAAGACATCGTTGGCGCCTTGCCGGATGTGCTCGAGAAACTGTGGCAGCGAAAAGGCAGTCGTACTCGCCGACTCCGGTGCTCCCTTGATCGCTGTGTTGCTGCCCATCTGCGGAGAGGTGGCCGTCGCAGGCCCGCCCTTCGAGTCTCGAACTAGCAggagcgcctcctgctccagcagTGCCCGCACACGATCCTCATGAAGCTCGAGGAAGCGCTGAAGCTGGTCCTTCTGCCGCTGAAGCTGTGCCACCTCGCTCTTCAGCTTCTGtgcacggcgcagcgcctcctcgatgGCTTGTGGATCGGCTACGACAGTGGcgctcgcagccgccacccGTGTCGCAGCCTCCCGGATAGTTCTGCAGCAGTCTCGCAGCTCCGTCTCCGAGATATGTGAGCCGGTGGTCTTCGCGACGCTCATCAGCAGCCGAtcccgctccgcctcgacgCCGGCACACTGAGCACGCagcttcttctcctcttcgcGCCGGCGATCTACCTCCGCGGCGAGAGCGGCAAGATTGCCGAGCAAGGCTGCCTTGCGCTGCTCGAGCTGTGCGACACGGCCCTGCGAGACGCGCAGGTTGGCCTCTGCCGTGTGCATCGTCTGCAACTGCCGTTCCAGCTCGCGGATGCGGTCACGGCCTTCGTACCAGAACTTGGTCAGCTCGCCACGAATCGACGTCGGGTTGCTGCTCGCGTCCTGCTCGGCCCGCTGGCGCTTCTGAGCTAAGGCCACCTGCTcctcgctgtgctgctgcgtgagcTGTCGAATCGAGtcctgcgcggcggccagcTGTGCTTCCATGGCCCCCCGCTCCGACGCGAAAGCTGCCTCGCGTTCCGCGGCAGCACTCACTTCATCCTTGAGGCTGGCGATGCGCTCTCTCAGCACTTTCGTCTCCTCCCTTCGGTACGTCTCTTCGATTTCGCGCTCGATGGCATGTCGGCGCTCCATCTCCTCAAGAAGCACGCGTTGGGCCGCCTGCATTGTCTGGTTGGTGCGGACATTCTCCTTGATGGTCTCCATCGCGTGGATTAGCTCCGGAACCTGCCGAGCAGCGAGAAGACCATTCTCTACGGTGGACCGAAATGtgccgacggtggcggcggtggacgcTTGGcactcctgcagctgctgtcgtAGCAGTGCTTCGGTTTCCCTCAGCTGCCTCAGCTCAGCCATCAGCGGCGGGGCGGGCGTGCTCGACATGGACATCTCCAGCTCCGCTACCCGCGccacgagctgctgcttctccttctccattgcctccagctgcgcatGCAGAGGAGCTACCGTgtcgctctgcagctgcgcgagggccgcctcggcctgctgcttctcctcctgcaTGCGGCGCAGGACTTCTGATACGGCGGCGCTCATAAAAGAAGGGCGGGCTACCCCGGCGCCGTCATCTGGCGCGTTGCTCTTCTCCCCGTCATCCTGCCGCTGGTCTGTTAGCACCCTCTGACTAGCCTGCTCGTGCGCCTCGACACACTCGAAGAagcggtggagctgctccCGCAGGACTTCCTGCGTTACGCGCTGCTCATCCGACAGCTGGAGGCGTGCCTTGAGAGCTGTGTTCTCACGCAGAAGCTCCTCTATCGCGGCCGAGGAGTGCGCAGGGCTCGGCGACGCTTGGGGCGTAGTCGCGGGGCTTGCCGATGTGTGCTGCATTGTAGAGAAGGGTGGTGGCGGGTACGGAGAGGCGGATGCTGGACCGGATCGTGCTAGCGCCGCTGGCCCCTCGGTTGCGTGAGCTGCTTGGTTGGACATGAGGCGCCGCACGTGCTCTTCCAAGACTATGACGAAACGAAAAGCTACGCTGGTTGTGGCGTGTGCGAGCGCAGCCtgagtgtatgtgtgttgCACACTGGAGTTCGCCAAGAACCAGGGCTAGCAGCAGTAACATCGGCCGAGGCCGTGCTTCAGCGCTCTGTGTCACCTCGGGAAAGGTGCAAGATTGGCGAGACGGACAACACGCAGACCCTTCGCAGGAGTAGAGTTGCTCCCAAACTacggcgatgcagcagtAGGCACATGATTGCGCACGGGTGAGAGGAGCGTAGGGAGGAGGTGCCCGTGAAGGAGAGAGCGTGGAGATGAGAAGGCGCAAGTAGACATTGGGCCAGGAAGGGTACAGAGACGAGGAATGTGCcaccgcacgcacaggcacgctgGAGGATGTGTCATCCACGTCCTCGTGATCCCTGcgccgacatccgcagcAAAGCAAGCTAGATGCTGAACAAGAGATAGGCTTGACCTCGCAAGCCTGACCGCGTGTGGGAAGTATGCCTGTCGATGTACTGCCTCACGCGCGCtgtcttttttgttttgttttgtttttcggGAGGGGGATTAGTTGATGGTCTCTGAAGCCACAAGATACGCCAGtcagcaccgcgcacgcgctccatCCCGATCCCGTCGCCGACCTTTTGTGGCAGCCTCACGAAGCGCCCCGTTGACACACAAGCGACAGCAGGgctcatcaccgccgcgaAGTTCTTGAGGCGACTCGGAAAAGTGTTCGCACTGAAAGCAGCCGCGGAGTGGTGAGGAGCGGCGATGGGCAGGAGGTGAAACGGGCAATGCAGAGGCGCATCAGAGCTCgtcgaaaacgaaaacaaaaggagGTGTGGGAAGTGCCGTACAggacgaggggaggggcagagagaagTGACGCGCACGCGTAGGCGCTGTTACGATGAGCGAAGGAAAGAATAGGAGCTGAAATCTGAGCAAGGAACGACAAGTatgtttcttctttttttttatttggAAAACGGGAGTACCAAGACACGGAGAGCACATGAAGATCAGAGAACGGCCGAAGCGCGGCAAACACTTGGCGACTCGTGCCGAGAGGGTCATGCGTTGCCGCACGCCCGTCTCCTCTCGGGCTGACCGttccttcccccttctctcccccgtTGCACGGTGTCAGACCATGCTGTTTGGGCGGCGTGTGCGACCCGCTGGAGACGGCGCTTCCGCCGCGCGGTTGTCGCCGTGCGCTCCATCGGTGTCCGATGAAAGAACCTCCACACGGGAGGACTGCCGCACCGAGGAGACTGGAGGGAACGCGTCGAACCCGGCaaacggcgacggcggcgcggcgcgggcgAAGCCGGGGTATGACGTCGACGACGGATTCAGACTGAACTCTGGCAGAGGGGCGTCGTACGGGGCGTAGCAGGGAGACGGGACTGTGGGGTAGACATCCTCGAAGGGGTGCCACTCCGGCGACGGGGGAGAGGAAGTCGGATAGGGCGAAGAAGGGCAGCTGTGGCATCGATGCGACGATGTGGAGTGTGGCCGGGCAAAGGCAGCTGGCACGTACCCCAAGCCCACGCCCTCATCAGAAAGCCAGACTCTCTGGCCCGTGTAGTCGCCCCCCAAGAAGGGCATGTCACCCGGGGCAGCAAACCCTGCCCCGCTGCCAAACGGCGCGTGTGGCGCTTCCGAAAAGCCAAAGACGTCGTAGGCCGGCGGGTGCGCTGCGGAGACGTAGTGGCGTGCGTCACCCCACGAAGAGGCCGGACCCGTTGTACCTGCCGATACGCTCTGTCGATGTTCTCGCTCGGCATCGCGACtgttgtgcgtgcgcgggaGATGCCTCTTCTGCCCACCGTCCTGCTTCTCGCGCTGCGGTGTGGCTGTTGGGTCTCTCGGCTGGAACGGAGCTGAGGTGACGGGTTCGCGAGGCGCCCCATGAGGAGACTTCCTTGTAGACTGCAACGGCGTGTCTGCCGTGAATGTCGCGCCCTTTCCTTTCCGCTTCTGGAGCGCAGGATTGGCATGTTGACCGCTCTGCCCGCTCTGTGTCGCGCTTCGAGGAGCGGAGGGCTGGGCAGTCGTTGGCGTGGCCGTGGTATTGCTCGtggcacgccgctgccgtggccgtGCCTCATTGTGGCCCTCTGCGCATGCCCCGCTGAGCCAATGCCAGCAGTTCACTGCACCCGCGAAAAacgcgcaccggcgctgaTCATGCCACGGGCCCAGTCCAAAAAGCTTTTCAAGCACGTCTCGCAGCAGTGCCACCGTCCACAGGACACATGTCGCCGCGATGCAAGTAACGCTCAGGCCTCGTGCCCCAGGCATTGGGGACTCGTTGATGTACGTCACAGCCGACTCGTctgcggcggcaacagcaacaacgtCAGTGTcctcagcggctgcggctcgTCCGGGTGGAAATCTCACTGATCGGCCCTCCCACCGTGCCATCTGCCGCTCGTAATCCTCATACGACTTCTCCATGGTGCGGAGAAACTGCGGCAGCTTCACGGTCTTGAGAATGGCACGCAGCTCTTCGGGGCTGtacgtgcgcggcggcttcggTTCAGCCAACGGCTTGAAGACGAGGGGGCCATTCAGCGGCGGGACGGGGTATGCGCACGCCCTCGCGACAGGGTCGAACTTCGAGCGACGGCCGCGATACTTTGTAGCGCAGTCCTCGTCCGTCAGCGGCTGGCAGTTGTTCGTCACGGTCGAGAAGCGGTAGTCCCCCTCGCACAGCACTCGACTAGTTGTCCTCCCCGATGTGGAAGCGTCGTACGGAGAGGGGACACGCTCTGGCGGGTCGCGAGCGAGGGTCATATTCACCGTATCCTGTGACAAGGGCGTGGCTGCCTTGTCCACGTACACGACCGATGGGGCGAGGAGGGTGCGGAAAGGGCTCGTCGTTGGTGTGGTGGCGGAGTACACCTCGACGCCCACGGCGGGCTCGTGGGGCGATGCGGAGAGGCCTAGCTTGGACGCGGAGACGTTGACACGCATCACATTGGGGTAGTGTCCTGTGTCACCCGCCACCGGAACGGTCGACGTGGCGCACTGCCGCGTCGTGCAGATCCTGAACGTCCACCTGCCCGCCTTgaagctggagaaggagacgTACTCGAGCTCAAACAGGATGGTGTCCTTGTCCGTCGGACTGGCGTACTGCCCTGCGACCCGCGTCGGACGGCCAATCGGAAAGAGTGGTGCGATGGTATCGGTGAGATGAGCGCTGAAGTTCTCGTACGAGAGCGACCACCCCGTCGATGCCGGCACGTCGCACTGCAAGCTGATGTCTTGGATCGTGGTGGGGGAGGACATGGTGACGTCGTCGATCCACTTGCAGTCGTTGAACAAATAGGGCCAAAATGCAGCGGCGTTATCCTCGAAGGAGCTGAACTGGTTTGTGTTGTTTTCATCTGCAGAGGTGTAGAAGCCCAGCGGGTAGTTGAGGCAGGTGCTTCTGTCGCTGCGGTAGTTGGCCGGCGTGTATCCGATGCACCGACTTTCTGAGCAAAATGCAGTGATCACGACAGGAATGGGAGACGACCCGGACTCTGAGTTCGTTAGGTTGTCTCCTTGGCGGCACAGTGAGAAAGCACGAGACGGCAATCTGTGCGGAGGACTTGCCGTAACACCGGCCAGGACAGCATTCAAGTTTGCGGTGCACGTCGCCGATTCTTCGGTCCATCGATTTGCCTTCATTTCACATGAAGCGCCCTCTGCAGCCTCTCGGAACTTGACCGTGCTGTCCACACCGAAAGTGAAGTGCCTCAGCAAGTACGGGATTGGTACACCTGTGCACACGTACGGAGGCACAGGGCTGTCCACCAGCTCGTACTTCTGGTAGTAGCTTGAGTTCACTGCACAGCACGCTTTCAAGGTGAAGCActccgcgtcggcggccggAGCAcctgccaccacctccacagACTCGGACTGGGACTGGTAGCTCCTCAGGTTGAGGTTCCCCACATCGTAGGTGTACTTGCTGCTCTGCTTCACCACCTCGATCTTCGAGGGCAGCACGGACCGCCACAGCGTGCCGTTCGGGTCCTGAAGCAGTGGGTACTGGGCAGAAGTGAGATTGATCACAAAGTCCAGACCAGGATTTGGCACGTCGAAGacgagccgcagcgcggcattCGTGAAGATGTGCTGTGGTGTGATCGCTTTCCCGGTGCTCCGCACCCCCTCCATGAGGGTGGCAGGCGTCAGGAACGGATCCGCCACGGTCGCGTTGAGGCTCACGGGCAGCACCGATGCATAGGCACCGCTCTCGGGGTGGACGGCATCGTCATGACGTGTTTGGATCACTGGCTTCGTATACGGGGGCTGGAGTTTTCCTTCGGCAGCCATGCAAGCGCAGTGCCCAGCAGCGACGAATATCCACAGCACCACAAGCCACAGGCGAGGTGGAGGGAACATGGCGATTTgacaggagagagaaagcagcaCCGCTCGAGAAGATCTAAAAAATAAAGcacaaacatacacacacacaccgcgtAGATGTGCGCTGGCGTAATCCGTTTCCCGTACCGCGTGAGCAAGCGGGCAGCACAACGGGGAAAGAAGCGGTACTTCGATTCCGAAAttaatatatatatatatgtgtgtgtgtatagaGAGACGTACAAACCTCGAAAACAATGGAAGAATagaaaagaagggagaagTGGACGTTAGCAGGCACCCGGCCGTATCGGAGTGGAAGGGATCTGAGATCTGAAAACgaaagcagcggctgcagcagcgagcagGGAAAACAAATGAAAGGAGGGAAACTGACACACACGATAGCGGAAAATAGACAAGCAAAGAGATGACTTTCGTCTGTGAACGATGGTGGCGTGCGACGGAgcaaagaaggcgaggagaaTGAGGGGGGTGGCAAGACAGAGTAgcgcggcgggcggcagcCAGTGGAGATGCTTTCGTGGAGAGGGTCCATAAGAAAGACGCAAGCGCGGTGTCGACGTGGCGTGGCGTTGAGCGCACTCGCCTGCTTCAGAGTAAAGGTGAGTGTGGGCACACTCCTGCGCACATCATGACCGTGAGTGCAGCGGCTACCCGATCATGTACGGCGTTTGGCTTCTCTTTGCATGAGATGATGCGAAGAttccttttcctcctcctcgaaaCGCGATAAGGTACAACGTGCTCCGTAGCTGTGAGAAGACGTCGAAAAAAACACCACCCAACACGCGACAACACCTAGAAAGCACTCACCACCGCGTCGCCTTCCACACCGCCTACGCGGACGGCTCGGTGGGCACCACCGTTCCTCGCCGGTGCATGGGTGCCGCGTACCGCGGGATGGGTTGGTGCACCGGCTTCTGGATCTCGTCCGCCTCTAGCTGTGCCGCCAGGGGTGCCATCTGATCGCCGTGCTTGCGGCTTCCGCCGACGAACAGGCGCGAGTTCTTGGAGATGTCGCGACTGTTGTAGTTAAAGCTGGACGCCGCGTGACCTCTGCTGTTGGCGTAGCCACCGGCGTTCATGGTGCCGCGCGTAAAACGTGCCGTCATGCAGATGCTGCGCATCGTAATACCGAGCTTCCGGGGCTCCGACCACTCCACAGGGAACGGGTTCATGCCCGACTCGCCCAGCCGCTCCATCGAGAGGGGGAAGTCTTGATCGCACAGCACGTCGTACACATAGTTCACACCGCCCAGGTGCGAGAAAAAACTGCATCCAGGCTCAAGCTTGATGATCTGCCACGGCACTTTCTGAATACGTTtcaccgcctgctgcgccgcattgTGGCCGTGTTCCGTGTCGCTGATGACAAACGTGCGCTGTCCCGCGAAGGCAATCACGTCACTTAAGGGAGGACTATCTGGCAGCATCTCGATCGGCTCCACACACAAGGCACGCGCCTGctcggctgccgcctccgatGGTGCAATCGCGCCGGTCAAGGTCATCATTGACAACTTGTTCGTACGCGACGTGCCGTAGCCCATCAGCATGCCGTGAGTGGTTGAAATAaagtcgccgccgctcgcacGGCCACCCTTCACGTCCTGCAGCACGTGGTTCACGTCACCAGTGGCACCCCACCCGCGCATGTACCGGATGGTTTCGCTAATCTCCGCTGACCGGTGCTCGCGCCCGTGCTTCGGCATCGGGATGATCAGATCGTGGTGCTGGAAGAAGAGGTCGTTTGTGAAGAGGCACTCGTAGTAGGGGCAGCTCTTCATCTCATAGAACCGCTCAATCAGCTGTGatcgccgcagcacctcgaaAAAGTTCTGGACTTGACGAACAAAGAGCTCCgtgtccacctcctcgccggaCGGGGAGTGCGTCGGGATCGTCTGCGTTGGCGGAAGCCTGTAGAGCACGTTTGTGTAGCGCCGCACAGCGGTGTGCAACAGCGAGTGGCGACTGCCTCGGTGAGTGGTGATGTTGACTAGTGACTTGGTGAGTGCCAACGCAGTCGATGATCGAAGCGTGGTGGACAACGACACACTCAGCGCGAGAGACTGTGCCGGGCGCCCAGCAGTCGAAGCATTGCAGGCAACCACAAGGCGGTTACGAGGCATCGTGGGGGAAAAGTACTGCAACACAGGATCCGCGTGCTGCGTCCTGCCCAAGCTCCTTTTTAGCTCTCTGCAGTCAGCccatgcatgcacacgcgtacGCAGCTCGAGAGCAGAGCATTAGCGGTTGAAAAGGAAGCAAACAAAGAATTGGGGAGTCTGGAAGATCGCTTTAcaatacacacgcgcagaagAGGGAAAAATAAAAagcgagaagagagggagagagatgcgccACAGAGTGCCACGTCTACATCTACCTCATGGCACAACGATAGCGCGCTTGCATCCCCCGCGTATGCCCGACGAAACCGGCACGGgttcttgtgtgtgtgtgtgtgtgtgtgtgtcacaTGAACACTGCATAGTATCAtggagctgcgcagcgtgcaGCATTTCTCTCTCGTGGTTTGAAGCGGTGCGTGGAGACGCTACTGCTCTACCAGCACCGCACACGGCGAGTGCAGCAGGCATGATGAGCATGAGAACACCAAAGAGAAGAACAAGAAAACACGTGCGGCCCTGCGCGCTTGTGCCAGGGACCAAGTAAGGCGCTGCTCGAAATGGCGCAGCCACTCTAGGAGGCGAGATGAGCCCCCTAACGTCGTCATCCATGATCAAGGTGATGCCACCTGCACAATGAGCTTCTTGTGGTTCACGTTCCCAGTCGCTGAGCGGTCAAGCGCCTTGGCGGCTTCGGCAAACGGCAGGACCTCCACGTCCAGGCGAAAGGCACCGCTCTGGTAGAGCTTCGCCACTTGGTCGCCAATGTATCGCAGCTGTGGCCGCGTCAGCGGATGGCCATGTAAACCGTTCAGGAAGACGTAGTGCACCGACAGCTGACGACGGAATAGCACATTGCTGTTGGGAATCAGAACGCCAGACAGCAggcagacggcgccgccaaaACGAAGAGCGTCAGTGAAACTCTCCGCATCCTGCGTGTTGGTTACGGCGAGGTAGTAATCCACCCCATATCCCTCTGTAGCGTCCAGAATCTGATCGATCATCTCGATGCCGTCGTGGTAGTTCAGCACCTGATCTGCGCCGATGCTGCGCACATAGTCTGCGTTGCTCGGAGAGCACGATGCAAATACGTAGAGCCCCATGtggtgcgccagctgcacagcgcagctgcccaCTGCCCCAGATGCACCATCGACGAAGATGCTGCGGCCCGGCTCGATGCGCAGCTTGTCGAAGAGGGCAACGTATGCTGTCCATGTGGCGCACGGAATGGCCGCGGCTTCCTCATACGAGAACGGCCTCGCCCCATCAGCCGGGATGGGCACCGCTACGGACTCCTCCATCACGGCGTACTCGCACAGG includes:
- a CDS encoding zinc binding dehydrogenase-like protein, with protein sequence MSGQAGKQVAPVKCKGWSVEKPALQWSTDAVRLSDVTVPAPGPTQIRVRVYAASINPVDWKRVMFPASGSGPGVAGSALKGFKGMHHKPPNYPYPYVVGVDGAGEVESVGGKVTGLKAGDRVMFHSSLTNAHGGSLCEYAVMEESVAVPIPADGARPFSYEEAAAIPCATWTAYVALFDKLRIEPGRSIFVDGASGAVGSCAVQLAHHMGLYVFASCSPSNADYVRSIGADQVLNYHDGIEMIDQILDATEGYGVDYYLAVTNTQDAESFTDALRFGGAVCLLSGVLIPNSNVLFRRQLSVHYVFLNGLHGHPLTRPQLRYIGDQVAKLYQSGAFRLDVEVLPFAEAAKALDRSATGNVNHKKLIVQVASP